From Myotis daubentonii chromosome 7, mMyoDau2.1, whole genome shotgun sequence, a single genomic window includes:
- the OSGEPL1 gene encoding tRNA N6-adenosine threonylcarbamoyltransferase, mitochondrial isoform X5, protein MTSRPAPGRLQPRQAERPPAEGAEAPAARAQGTINRASMLILSKAAGVFSKPSKRKIYEYLRSSNFHPGKAFLHKVVLGIETSCDDTAAAVVDEAGNVLGEAIHSQTEVHLKTGGIVPPVAQQLHRENIQRIVQEALSASRVPPSELSAVATTTMPGLALSLGVGLSFSLQLVGRLKKPFIPIHHMEAHALTIRLTNEVEFPFLVLLISGGHCLLALVRGVADFLLLGKSLDIAPGDMLDKVARRLSLTKHPECTAMSGGKAIEHLAKQGNRLRFDLTPPMHRAKNCDFSFTGLQHAVNKIITQKEKEEGVEQGQVLASAADIAAAVQHTTACHLAKRTHRALLFCQQRGLLPPSNAALVVSGGVASNFYIRKALELVTNATQCALLCPPPRLCTDNGVMIAWNGIERLRAGVGILYDTEGVRYEPKCPLGVDISKEVGEAAIKVPQLKMKI, encoded by the exons ATGACATCACGTCCGGCGCCGGGCCGGCTCCAGCCCCGGCAGGCGGAGCGCCCTCCCGCGGAGGGAGCAGAGGCGCCCGCGGCCCGCGCTCAGG GAACTATCAATAGAGCAAGCATGCTAATATTGAGTAAGGCAGCAGGAGTTTTTTCTAAACCATCGAAAAGGAAAATTTATGAGTATTTAAGAAGTTCCAATTTTCATCCTGGGAAAGCATTTCTGCACAAAGTCGTGTTGGGAATTGAGACCAGTTGTGACGATACGGCAGCTGCTGTGGTGGATGAAGCTGGGAATGTTTTGGGAGAAGCAATACATTCCCAGACTGAAGTTCACTTAAA AACCGGTGGGATCGTTCCGCCAGTAGCTCAGCAGCTTCACAGAGAAAATATCCAGCGGATAGTGCAAGAAGCGCTGTCGGCCAGTCGAGTCCCTCCGAGTGAACTCTCCGCCGTCGCCACCACCACCATGCCCGGCCTCGCCCTGAGCCTGGGCGTGGGCCTGTCCTTCAGCCTGCAGCTGGTCGGCCGGCTGAAGAAGCCCTTCATTCCCATCCACCACATGGAAGCTCACGCGCTCACTATCAGGCTGACGAATGAAGTGGAATTTCCCTTTCTCGTTCTCTTGATTTCTGGAGGCCACTGTCTGTTGGCCTTAGTCAGAGGAGTTGCAGATTTCCTGCTTCTCGGAAAGTCTCTGGACATAGCGCCGGGTGACATGCTTGACAAG GTGGCAAGAAGGCTGTCTTTAACAAAACACCCGGAGTGCACCGCCATGAGTGGTGGGAAGGCCATCGAGCATCTGGCGAAACAAGGAAATAGACTGCGTTTTGACCTCACACCTCCCATGCATCGGGCTAAAAACtgtgatttttctttcactgGACTTCAACATGCTGTGAATAAGATAAtaacacaaaaggaaaaagaggaag GCGTGGAGCAGGGGCAGGTCCTGGCCTCCGCTGCGGACATCGCGGCCGCCGTGCAGCACACCACCGCCTGCCACCTCGCCAAGCGCACGCACCGCGCCCTGCTGTTCTGCCAGCAGCGAGGCCTGCTGCCGCCCAGCAACGCCGCCCTG GTTGTGTCTGGAGGAGTTGCCAGCAACTTCTACATCCGAAAAGCTCTGGAACTTGTAACAAATGCCACCCAGTGCGCTCTGCTGTGTCCTCCCCCCAGACTGTGCACGGACAACGGCGTGATGATCGCGTG GAACGGGATTGAAAGACTGCGTGCCGGCGTGGGCATTTTATACGACACAGAAGGCGTCCGCTACGAACCGAA
- the OSGEPL1 gene encoding tRNA N6-adenosine threonylcarbamoyltransferase, mitochondrial isoform X1, protein MTSRPAPGRLQPRQAERPPAEGAEAPAARAQGTINRASMLILSKAAGVFSKPSKRKIYEYLRSSNFHPGKAFLHKVVLGIETSCDDTAAAVVDEAGNVLGEAIHSQTEVHLKTGGIVPPVAQQLHRENIQRIVQEALSASRVPPSELSAVATTTMPGLALSLGVGLSFSLQLVGRLKKPFIPIHHMEAHALTIRLTNEVEFPFLVLLISGGHCLLALVRGVADFLLLGKSLDIAPGDMLDKWKSNSGWGGSAGCCQLGCQKGRPGRLPDQLSAVFVKAEHVLFVQVARRLSLTKHPECTAMSGGKAIEHLAKQGNRLRFDLTPPMHRAKNCDFSFTGLQHAVNKIITQKEKEEGVEQGQVLASAADIAAAVQHTTACHLAKRTHRALLFCQQRGLLPPSNAALVVSGGVASNFYIRKALELVTNATQCALLCPPPRLCTDNGVMIAWNGIERLRAGVGILYDTEGVRYEPKCPLGVDISKEVGEAAIKVPQLKMKI, encoded by the exons ATGACATCACGTCCGGCGCCGGGCCGGCTCCAGCCCCGGCAGGCGGAGCGCCCTCCCGCGGAGGGAGCAGAGGCGCCCGCGGCCCGCGCTCAGG GAACTATCAATAGAGCAAGCATGCTAATATTGAGTAAGGCAGCAGGAGTTTTTTCTAAACCATCGAAAAGGAAAATTTATGAGTATTTAAGAAGTTCCAATTTTCATCCTGGGAAAGCATTTCTGCACAAAGTCGTGTTGGGAATTGAGACCAGTTGTGACGATACGGCAGCTGCTGTGGTGGATGAAGCTGGGAATGTTTTGGGAGAAGCAATACATTCCCAGACTGAAGTTCACTTAAA AACCGGTGGGATCGTTCCGCCAGTAGCTCAGCAGCTTCACAGAGAAAATATCCAGCGGATAGTGCAAGAAGCGCTGTCGGCCAGTCGAGTCCCTCCGAGTGAACTCTCCGCCGTCGCCACCACCACCATGCCCGGCCTCGCCCTGAGCCTGGGCGTGGGCCTGTCCTTCAGCCTGCAGCTGGTCGGCCGGCTGAAGAAGCCCTTCATTCCCATCCACCACATGGAAGCTCACGCGCTCACTATCAGGCTGACGAATGAAGTGGAATTTCCCTTTCTCGTTCTCTTGATTTCTGGAGGCCACTGTCTGTTGGCCTTAGTCAGAGGAGTTGCAGATTTCCTGCTTCTCGGAAAGTCTCTGGACATAGCGCCGGGTGACATGCTTGACAAG TGGAAGAGCAACAGTGGATGGGGAGGCAGTGCCGGCTGCTGTCAGTTGGGTTGTCAGAAAGGCAGGCCTGGCCGTCTCCCTGACCAGCTGTCGGCCGTGTTTGTAAAGGCAGAGCATGTCTTATTCGTCCAG GTGGCAAGAAGGCTGTCTTTAACAAAACACCCGGAGTGCACCGCCATGAGTGGTGGGAAGGCCATCGAGCATCTGGCGAAACAAGGAAATAGACTGCGTTTTGACCTCACACCTCCCATGCATCGGGCTAAAAACtgtgatttttctttcactgGACTTCAACATGCTGTGAATAAGATAAtaacacaaaaggaaaaagaggaag GCGTGGAGCAGGGGCAGGTCCTGGCCTCCGCTGCGGACATCGCGGCCGCCGTGCAGCACACCACCGCCTGCCACCTCGCCAAGCGCACGCACCGCGCCCTGCTGTTCTGCCAGCAGCGAGGCCTGCTGCCGCCCAGCAACGCCGCCCTG GTTGTGTCTGGAGGAGTTGCCAGCAACTTCTACATCCGAAAAGCTCTGGAACTTGTAACAAATGCCACCCAGTGCGCTCTGCTGTGTCCTCCCCCCAGACTGTGCACGGACAACGGCGTGATGATCGCGTG GAACGGGATTGAAAGACTGCGTGCCGGCGTGGGCATTTTATACGACACAGAAGGCGTCCGCTACGAACCGAA
- the OSGEPL1 gene encoding tRNA N6-adenosine threonylcarbamoyltransferase, mitochondrial isoform X2 encodes MKLGTINRASMLILSKAAGVFSKPSKRKIYEYLRSSNFHPGKAFLHKVVLGIETSCDDTAAAVVDEAGNVLGEAIHSQTEVHLKTGGIVPPVAQQLHRENIQRIVQEALSASRVPPSELSAVATTTMPGLALSLGVGLSFSLQLVGRLKKPFIPIHHMEAHALTIRLTNEVEFPFLVLLISGGHCLLALVRGVADFLLLGKSLDIAPGDMLDKWKSNSGWGGSAGCCQLGCQKGRPGRLPDQLSAVFVKAEHVLFVQVARRLSLTKHPECTAMSGGKAIEHLAKQGNRLRFDLTPPMHRAKNCDFSFTGLQHAVNKIITQKEKEEGVEQGQVLASAADIAAAVQHTTACHLAKRTHRALLFCQQRGLLPPSNAALVVSGGVASNFYIRKALELVTNATQCALLCPPPRLCTDNGVMIAWNGIERLRAGVGILYDTEGVRYEPKCPLGVDISKEVGEAAIKVPQLKMKI; translated from the exons ATGAAACTAG GAACTATCAATAGAGCAAGCATGCTAATATTGAGTAAGGCAGCAGGAGTTTTTTCTAAACCATCGAAAAGGAAAATTTATGAGTATTTAAGAAGTTCCAATTTTCATCCTGGGAAAGCATTTCTGCACAAAGTCGTGTTGGGAATTGAGACCAGTTGTGACGATACGGCAGCTGCTGTGGTGGATGAAGCTGGGAATGTTTTGGGAGAAGCAATACATTCCCAGACTGAAGTTCACTTAAA AACCGGTGGGATCGTTCCGCCAGTAGCTCAGCAGCTTCACAGAGAAAATATCCAGCGGATAGTGCAAGAAGCGCTGTCGGCCAGTCGAGTCCCTCCGAGTGAACTCTCCGCCGTCGCCACCACCACCATGCCCGGCCTCGCCCTGAGCCTGGGCGTGGGCCTGTCCTTCAGCCTGCAGCTGGTCGGCCGGCTGAAGAAGCCCTTCATTCCCATCCACCACATGGAAGCTCACGCGCTCACTATCAGGCTGACGAATGAAGTGGAATTTCCCTTTCTCGTTCTCTTGATTTCTGGAGGCCACTGTCTGTTGGCCTTAGTCAGAGGAGTTGCAGATTTCCTGCTTCTCGGAAAGTCTCTGGACATAGCGCCGGGTGACATGCTTGACAAG TGGAAGAGCAACAGTGGATGGGGAGGCAGTGCCGGCTGCTGTCAGTTGGGTTGTCAGAAAGGCAGGCCTGGCCGTCTCCCTGACCAGCTGTCGGCCGTGTTTGTAAAGGCAGAGCATGTCTTATTCGTCCAG GTGGCAAGAAGGCTGTCTTTAACAAAACACCCGGAGTGCACCGCCATGAGTGGTGGGAAGGCCATCGAGCATCTGGCGAAACAAGGAAATAGACTGCGTTTTGACCTCACACCTCCCATGCATCGGGCTAAAAACtgtgatttttctttcactgGACTTCAACATGCTGTGAATAAGATAAtaacacaaaaggaaaaagaggaag GCGTGGAGCAGGGGCAGGTCCTGGCCTCCGCTGCGGACATCGCGGCCGCCGTGCAGCACACCACCGCCTGCCACCTCGCCAAGCGCACGCACCGCGCCCTGCTGTTCTGCCAGCAGCGAGGCCTGCTGCCGCCCAGCAACGCCGCCCTG GTTGTGTCTGGAGGAGTTGCCAGCAACTTCTACATCCGAAAAGCTCTGGAACTTGTAACAAATGCCACCCAGTGCGCTCTGCTGTGTCCTCCCCCCAGACTGTGCACGGACAACGGCGTGATGATCGCGTG GAACGGGATTGAAAGACTGCGTGCCGGCGTGGGCATTTTATACGACACAGAAGGCGTCCGCTACGAACCGAA
- the OSGEPL1 gene encoding tRNA N6-adenosine threonylcarbamoyltransferase, mitochondrial isoform X4, producing MLILSKAAGVFSKPSKRKIYEYLRSSNFHPGKAFLHKVVLGIETSCDDTAAAVVDEAGNVLGEAIHSQTEVHLKTGGIVPPVAQQLHRENIQRIVQEALSASRVPPSELSAVATTTMPGLALSLGVGLSFSLQLVGRLKKPFIPIHHMEAHALTIRLTNEVEFPFLVLLISGGHCLLALVRGVADFLLLGKSLDIAPGDMLDKWKSNSGWGGSAGCCQLGCQKGRPGRLPDQLSAVFVKAEHVLFVQVARRLSLTKHPECTAMSGGKAIEHLAKQGNRLRFDLTPPMHRAKNCDFSFTGLQHAVNKIITQKEKEEGVEQGQVLASAADIAAAVQHTTACHLAKRTHRALLFCQQRGLLPPSNAALVVSGGVASNFYIRKALELVTNATQCALLCPPPRLCTDNGVMIAWNGIERLRAGVGILYDTEGVRYEPKCPLGVDISKEVGEAAIKVPQLKMKI from the exons ATGCTAATATTGAGTAAGGCAGCAGGAGTTTTTTCTAAACCATCGAAAAGGAAAATTTATGAGTATTTAAGAAGTTCCAATTTTCATCCTGGGAAAGCATTTCTGCACAAAGTCGTGTTGGGAATTGAGACCAGTTGTGACGATACGGCAGCTGCTGTGGTGGATGAAGCTGGGAATGTTTTGGGAGAAGCAATACATTCCCAGACTGAAGTTCACTTAAA AACCGGTGGGATCGTTCCGCCAGTAGCTCAGCAGCTTCACAGAGAAAATATCCAGCGGATAGTGCAAGAAGCGCTGTCGGCCAGTCGAGTCCCTCCGAGTGAACTCTCCGCCGTCGCCACCACCACCATGCCCGGCCTCGCCCTGAGCCTGGGCGTGGGCCTGTCCTTCAGCCTGCAGCTGGTCGGCCGGCTGAAGAAGCCCTTCATTCCCATCCACCACATGGAAGCTCACGCGCTCACTATCAGGCTGACGAATGAAGTGGAATTTCCCTTTCTCGTTCTCTTGATTTCTGGAGGCCACTGTCTGTTGGCCTTAGTCAGAGGAGTTGCAGATTTCCTGCTTCTCGGAAAGTCTCTGGACATAGCGCCGGGTGACATGCTTGACAAG TGGAAGAGCAACAGTGGATGGGGAGGCAGTGCCGGCTGCTGTCAGTTGGGTTGTCAGAAAGGCAGGCCTGGCCGTCTCCCTGACCAGCTGTCGGCCGTGTTTGTAAAGGCAGAGCATGTCTTATTCGTCCAG GTGGCAAGAAGGCTGTCTTTAACAAAACACCCGGAGTGCACCGCCATGAGTGGTGGGAAGGCCATCGAGCATCTGGCGAAACAAGGAAATAGACTGCGTTTTGACCTCACACCTCCCATGCATCGGGCTAAAAACtgtgatttttctttcactgGACTTCAACATGCTGTGAATAAGATAAtaacacaaaaggaaaaagaggaag GCGTGGAGCAGGGGCAGGTCCTGGCCTCCGCTGCGGACATCGCGGCCGCCGTGCAGCACACCACCGCCTGCCACCTCGCCAAGCGCACGCACCGCGCCCTGCTGTTCTGCCAGCAGCGAGGCCTGCTGCCGCCCAGCAACGCCGCCCTG GTTGTGTCTGGAGGAGTTGCCAGCAACTTCTACATCCGAAAAGCTCTGGAACTTGTAACAAATGCCACCCAGTGCGCTCTGCTGTGTCCTCCCCCCAGACTGTGCACGGACAACGGCGTGATGATCGCGTG GAACGGGATTGAAAGACTGCGTGCCGGCGTGGGCATTTTATACGACACAGAAGGCGTCCGCTACGAACCGAA
- the ORMDL1 gene encoding ORM1-like protein 1, with amino-acid sequence MNVGVAHSEVNPNTRVMNSRGIWLTYALGVGLLHVVLLSIPFFSVPVAWTLTNVIHNLGMYVFLHAVKGTPFETPDQGRARLLTHWEQLDYGVQFTSSRKFFTISPIILYFLASFYTKYDPTHFMLNTASLLSVLIPKVPQLHGVRIFGINKY; translated from the exons ATGAACGTTGGCGTGGCCCACAGCGAGGTGAACCCCAACACCCGGGTCATGAACAGCCGGGGGATATGGCTGACCTACGCCCTGGGCGTGGGCTTGCTTCACGTCGTCTTGCTCAGCATCCCCTTCTTCAGCGTCCCCGTGGCCTGGACCTTGACAAATGTTATACACAACCTG GGGATGTATGTGTTTTTGCACGCTGTAAAGGGAACACCTTTTGAAACTCCTGACCAGGGCAGAGCAAGGCTCCTAACTCACTGGGAACAACTGGACTATGGAGTACAGTTTACATCTTCACGGAAGTTTTTCACAATTTCTCCAATAATTCT ATATTTTCTGGCAAGTTTCTATACGAAGTATGACCCAACTCACTTCATGCTGAACACAGCTTCTCTCCTGAGTGTGCTGATTCCCAAAGTGCCACAGCTACATGGTGTTCGGATTTTTGGAATTAACAAGTATTGA